The bacterium DNA segment CGATGGAGGTAGACGGGCTCGTTCGGCCGCAATACGGCGTTCTTGAAGTGGTGGATGAAGCCGCCGTATCCGATGGTGCGGTCGAATCGCCGGGAAGCCTCGGCCAGCGCCGTCGCTTGCTGGTGCTGCTCCGCCTGTCGCAGTGACAAGGTGATGGAAGCCGCGATCAGGAGAACGGTCGCGCCACCGACGAGAACGAGGCTCGGTGACGCGCCGAAGATTCTGATCGAGTCGCCCGTCGGCTCGTAAGCGTCCGCTTGCGCGTCCATGGCGGGCGATCAAGCCTCGCTTCGAGCCGCATGCGCGTTCGAGCGAAGGGAAGTCGTCGAGCAACGCGGACGGGGTCGAACGGACACGAGTCGTGGCTGATGGCGTACGCGGATTCGCGGCTCCTGGGATCTGGCGCGTGTAGAGTCCACTGTCATTGGACGTGATCCAGCGCGGTTTCATTCTGGGTCATCGGGTGTGCCAGGCCGAGACTGTATGCACATTACCGTCCAGATCCCTGGACCGAGTGCAAGTTCCGGGTGGGGCGTCTCGATCAGCCCGTGGCCGACGGGATGAGAAGGGTGATCGCCGCCTAGCACGGATTCGGCTCGGAGCGGGGTGTCGCGTGGGGATCGATCGTTCGGTTGGGCAGTGCCCTGGGTGTCGTCGATCGGGGGTGCCCTGGGCTGATCGCGCCGGCCCCGGAGTGCGCCGTCGTGAATGCATGCCGGGGGCCCAGGGCTTTCTCGACCACTTGGGCGGATCGCTCGGGTCGCTTTGGCCTGAATCCCGTCTCGAGGACGGAATCACCTGGTCGCCCTTCAGTCGAGGGCGTGGAGGCGGCCCATCGACCAATGCCCGACGGTGGCGAAGCCGACGAGCGCCGTCCCGTAGCCGGCCACGACGAAGGGCAGACCGAGCAGGTCGCCGAGCACGCCGCCGAGCTGGGCGCCGGCGGCCATGGAGAGGATGATCGTCATCAGCTGGAGCGAGGTGACCCGACCGCGGTAGGCGTCGGGCACGTGGCTCTGGATCGCCATCGTGACCGAGATGTTCACGAGGACGTGGGCAACGCCCGTGATCGCGAAGCCGGCCAGCGCGACCCGGAAGTCGCCGGTCGCCGCGACGACGAAGAGCCCGCCGCCGTAGAGGACGAGGCCGGCGCGCACGAGGACGGATCCGCGGAATCGCTCCCCCACGTAGGCGAGGCTGACGCTCGCGAGGACCGCGAAGATCCCGATCGAGGCGACGAGCAGGCCGAGTCCGGCGTCGTCCACGAAGAAGACCCGCTCGGTCAGCCCCTTTGCCAGCTGCTGAACGCTCATGCCGAAGGCGGAGCTCATGGCGATCGTGATGAGGGAGTGGCGCAGGGCAGGGCTCCGCCAGGTGACCCGCGCCGCCGCGACGATCTCCACGAAGACGTTCGTGGCCTCCGCCCGCGGGACGGGGCGAGGCCGGATCAGGCAGAGCACGAGGAAGAGCGGGAGGTGGGCGAAGGCGTTCACGAGGAAGGCCGCTGGCGCGTCCCAGGTGGCGAGGACCCAGCCGGCGACCGCGGGGCCGATCGCGCGGGAGGCGTTGAACTGGATGGCGTTCAATCGGTAGGCGGGTCGGACCGCGTGCTCGGGGACGATGTCGGCGACCAGCGCCTGATAGGCGGAGAGGTTGATCGAGGAGGCGAGGCCGTTGGCGGCGGTCAGCGAGAAGAGGCGCGGGATCGTGAGCTCCGGGTCCTGGCTCGCCTGCACCAGCAGGAGCGCGAGCAGGACCTGTGCCGCGAGTGCGACGAGGAGCACGACGCGCTTCGAATAGCGGTCGGCCCAGACGCCGCCCAGCGGCGATCCCACGAACGAGGGCAGGTTCGCGACGGCCGCGGCGGTGCCGACGAGGGTGACCGACTCGCTGAGCTCCCAGACCAGGACGGGCACCGCGAGGGTGAGCATCCAGTTCGCGGACGAGGAGAGACCCCCCATCGTCCAGCAGGCGAGGAAGGACCTCGAGGTGAAGGGAGCGAGCGGTCCAGCAGGTCGCGGCGGGCCGGCGGCCGGAGCTAGATCTGCCAGGTGTCGCCCGAGTGCAGCAGCGCCTTCAGGTCGCCCTTGCCCCGCTCCGCGATCGCGGAGTCGACCTGGGCCTGGAGATCGTCTTCGTAGGTCGGCTTCTCGACGGCCCGGAGGACGCCCACCGGGAGCGGGAAGTCCGGGCGCTGGAGCGTCGCGAGGACCCCCGCGTAGGAGGCGGCCGGAGCCTGCTCGTCGTGGACGACCACGCCCTTCGCGACCGGATCGTCGTCGTCGGCGAGGTCGATCACGCTCGGAATGCCGCTGCTGAAGGCGATGCCCTTCTTCTCGCCGGGCGGGCCGAAGACGAGCGGCTCGCCGTGCTCGAGCACGAGGGAGGACTGCGCGCGGGTCTTGCGATCCTGGAGCTCGTCCCAGATGCCGTCGTTGAAGACGGGGCAGTTCTGCAGGATCTCGACGAAGGCCGTGCCCTTGTGCTCGTGGGCGCGCTTCAGGACCTGCTGCATGTGCTTCGCGTCGACGTCGATCGTGCGCGCGATGAACGTCGCGCCGCAGCCGAGGGCGAAGCTGATCGGATCGATCGGGTGGTCGATCGCGCCCTGGGGCGTCGACTTCGTCTTCGTCCCGATGTCGGAGGTCGGGGAGTACTGGCCCTTCGTGAGGCCGTAGATCTTGTTGTTGAAGAGCAGGATCTGCGTGTTCACGTTGCGGCGGATCGTATGGAGCAGGTGGTTGCCGCCGATCGACAGGCCGTCGCCGTCACCGGTCACGATCCAGACCGAGAGGTCCGGGTTGCTCGCCTTGATCCCCGTCGCGAAGGCGGGCGCGCGGCCATGGATCGTGTGGAAGCCGTAGGTGTTCATGTAGTAGGGGAAGCGGCTCGAGCAGCCGATTCCGGAGACGAAGACGACGTTTTCACGCGGGACCCCGAGCTCGGGCATCACGCGCTGGACGTTGGCGAGGATCGAGTAGTCCCCGCACCCGGGGCACCAGCGGACGTCCTGGTCCGAGACGAAATCCTTGCGGGAAACCTTGACCGCCGCGTCGGCTGCCATAACGAATCTCCTGGCGCGCGTGGCGCCGTTGGTCCTGTCCGCGCCGAAGGGCGCAAGAAAAAGAGTGCGTGAGCCCGGGTGGCTAGCGGTTGTAGAGCTCGGTGATCGCGTCCATCAGCTCGGAGATCTTGAAGGGCTGGCCTTCGATCTTGTTGAGCATCTGGACGTCGACCAGGTACTTGCTGCGGAGCAGCATCGCGAGATGGCCGTCGGAGAGCTCCGGCAGCAGCACCTTGCTGAAGCGACCGAGGACCTCGCCGAGGTTGCTCGGGAAGGGGTTCAGGTGGCGCAGATGGATCTGCGAGACCGACATGCCCTGTTCCCGAGCTCTCTCGCAGGCGGCGGTGATCGAGCCCTTGGTGCCGCCCCAGCCGACGACGAGGAGCTCGCCGCTGTCGGGGCCGTCCACCTCGACCGGCGGGAGGTCCGCCGCGATGCCTTCGATCTTGTCCTTGCGGAGCTGGATCATCTTGCCGTGGTTGTCCGCCTCGTAGCTGACGTTGCCCGAGCCGTCGGCCTTGGTCAGACCCCCGATCCGGTGTTCGAGGCCCGGCGTTCCCGGGATCGCCCACGGCCGCGCGCCGGTCTCCGGGTCGCGCGAGTAGGGCAGGAACTCACCGATGTCGATCGGGTTGGCGAACTGGATCTCCGTCCGCTCGAGCGAGTCGACGTCGGGGATCAGCCAGGGCTCCGCCGAGTTGGCGATGTAGCCGTCCGAGAGGATGACGACCGGCGTCATGTACTTGACCGCGATCCGGAACGCCTCGAGGGCGGTGTGGAAGCAGTCGCCGGGCGTGGACGCCGCGATGATCGGCAGCGGACTCTGGGAGTGTCGGCCGTAGAGGGCCGCCAGGAGGTCGCCCTGTTCGGTCTTCGTCGGCGAGCCGGTCGAGGGACCGGCGCGCTGGACGTTGATCGCCACCAGCGGGAGCTCCGTCATCACCGCGAGGCCGAGGGCCTCCTGCTTCAGGATGAAGCCGGGACCGCTCGAGACCGTGACCGCGAGGTTGCCAGCGAAGGCGGCGCCGATCGTCGACGAGACCGCCGCGATCTCGTCCTCGGCCTGGAAGGTCTTCACGCCGAAGTGGCGGAAGCGCGCGACCTCGTGGAGCACGTCGCTGGCCGGGGTGATCGGGTAGGCGCCGAGGAAGACTTCGCGGTCCATCTGGACGCCGGCGGCCACCAGGCCCCAGGCCAGCGCCTGGTTGCCCGTGATGTTCCGGTAGGTCCCGCTCTCGATCTTCGCCGACGGGACGATGAACGAGGTCGGGAAGAGCTCGGTGGTCTCGCCGAAGGCGTAGCCGGCGCGGAGCGTCCGGATGTTGCCCTCGAGGACCTGGTCCTTGAACTTGCCGGCGAGCCAGCGCTCGGTCGCATCCATCGGGCGTCCGTAGAGCCAGCAGAGCACGCCCAGCGCGAAGAAGTTCTTGCAGCGGTCGATGTCGCGGGACGACAGGTCGAGGCCCTGGAGTGCCTCACGGTTGAGCGTCGTGAAGGGGATCTCGACGAGGTTGTATCGCTCGCGAAGATCCGGGAGCGGGTCCCCCTCGTAGCCTGCGCGCTTCAGCGCCTTCTCGTTGAACGAGTCGATGTTGATGATCACCGTCCCGCCCGGACGCACGTCGTCGACGTTGGCGCGAAGCGCCGCGGGATTGAACGCGATCAGTACGTCGGGGCGATCCGCCGGCGTGTGGATGTCCCGGCTCGAGAAGTGGATCTGGAAGCCGGAGACCCCCGCCATCGTTCCGGCGGGCGCGCGGATCTCTGCGGGGAAGTCGGGGAACGTCGACAGATCGTTGCCGGCGAGGGCGGTCTCGTCGGTGAACTTCGTTCCGGTGAGCTGCATGCCGTCGCCGGAGTCTCCGGCGAATCGGATGGCGACGCTCTCGAGCTGTTCGGAGTTCTTGTGAGGCGCGGAGTCGGTTGCAGGCACGCTGGGCTGTCTCGCCGTCTCCGGACCGTGTCGTACCGGAGGCGTGGGCTGGGGAGCGCAGCGATGCGGAGGCCGCGCTCGTCGGTGATTCATCGTGCAGCCCGCGGGCGGCACACGTCGTGGGATTTTCTCTCCGGGGCGGGGGCGAATGCCGTATCCACCCCGTCTGGCTCGGGCCGATCGCGAAGCTTCGCGCACACGCGAACGCTCCACCGAGGATGATGCCTCGCGGCTCGAAAGGCTGCCGTGCCCGTGAGGGCCCGGCCTCTGGGGATTGTATCCCGCTGATCGGGGTGCGAAAGGTCCCCGGGACCGATCCAGGAGGCCGTCAGCGATCGGAAAACGGCTTGTCGGGTCGAGGGTTTCCGGCGCCTCGCTGCCACCCCGTGACGCTCAAGAATCCGGCCGGCGGGCCGATGCAGAAGGCATGTTCCGACGTCTTTCCGAGCCGCTGCCTCTCAGCGAGGCGAGCCTGCTGGCGCTGCGCCCCGCGCTCAACGCGCCGGTCCTCAACGTCGGATTCCTGCCCGTGGGCCCGGCCCGGGCCGCGATCGTCGCCTTCGGCGAGGAATGGGGCGGCATCGGGCTCGCGCTCGGCATCCGCTCGAACGAGTCGGGGCAGGTGGCAGTCTTCCGGAATCAGGAATCGATCGAGCCGGATGTGGCCGTCGCCACCGCCCTCGAGCCGATCCTCGCCGAAGCGGAGCGGATGGGATTCCTCTTCGACGAGGACATGGTGGCCAGTGCGGGCGACGGAACCGGGCGCGTCCAGGCAATGGAGCTCTGGGGGCGCCTCATGGGCGAGCTCGACCTCCCGCCGACGCCTCGCGCCGTACCGGCCGAGCCGGCAGCGCGCGAGTCGATCCGGCTCGCGGAGGAGCGCCCCGCTACGACCCCGCTTCCGCCGGCCTCCCCGACGACACCCGACTCTCCGCCGCCCACGGCGAAGGCCGCGAATCCGTCCCAGCCGCCCGCCGAAGGGCGGGCGCCCTCGTCCCTGCCGCCGGTCGCACCCGTCCGCAGAGCGGAGCCCCCGTCCCCGCCGCCGGCCGCGTCCGCGGTCGACCCGCCCGAATCCCACACGATGATTCTCGATGATCTCGTTCCCGAGCTCGACCTCGAGCTGGAAGGGGTGGTCGTCGAAGGGCAGACCTCGTCGCCTCGGGCATCACCCTCGCTGGAGGTGACGCAGGAGACGGAACGTCTGGAGGGCGCCGAACCGGCGCCCCGCAAGGCGAAGGGGGCGAAGGTCGAAGCCGCGTCGGGCCGGGTGGCGCCACCGCCGCCGCAGGTCCCGCCGCGACAGACGCTCTCGAAGTTCCGTCACGCCGAGGCGACGAGCGTGGATGAGAACGAGGCGACCCACGGCGGCAATCAGCTCGGGCGGATTCCGCTGGTGCGAGTGCGACGAGGACGCGATGGCGCGAAGAAGCCATCGACCCTCGCTCGGCTGCTCGCGAGTTTCTGAGGCCGTTCGGGGCGCGGGATGACCGCGACCCGGAGGTCCGAGAGAGGATTGGATCATGCAGGACCGAACTCCGTCGACGTCGACCGTCGCGCGTCGCGCGACGATGCTCGTGCTCGGATGTCTCTCGATGGCCGTGACCGCGGGCTGCGTCACGACGACCACCCCGGCCGAGGGTCCCGATCTCTACCAGGTGACCGAGGCCGAAGCGAAGCGCGATCTCGGCGTGGACTACCTGTCGACGAATCGCACGGGCATGGCGATTCGCGAGCTGATGCGCTCGCTCGAGCTCAGCGATCGCGATCCGAAGACGCACCTCTGGCTCGGCGAGGCCTTCCGCCGCAAGGGGCAGACCGAGGTCGCGGAGAACTACCTGCGCGACGCCATCAAGCTGTCGGACCGTCTCCGGGACGACGAGACCAAGCAGCAGGCCCAGCTGAACCTGTCGGCGCTGCTCTCCCAGCTCGGTCGCTACGAAGAGTCGCTCGAGTATTGCGAGGCGCTCGCCGCCGATCCGACGATCTCTACGCCCTGGCGACCGCTCTCGAACTGCGGCTGGGCGCTCATGAAGCTCGGCCGCCTCGACGAGGCCCGCTCGAAGTTCCAGGAAGCGCTCTCCTTCTTCCCGCGGTTCGGCCCGGCGCTCCTCAACCTCGGCATCCTCGAGGCGAAGCAGGGGCACACGGTGGCGGCGATCCGTTCCCTCCAGAAGGCGCTCGACTCCGGGCGTCTCAACGCATCCGGTCACGCGGAGGCGAACTACCGACTCGGCGAGCTCTTCGTCGGGCTCGGGCGGAGAGAGAAGGCCGTCGATCACTTCAAGGCGGCGGCCAAGATCGCGCCGGACGACGACTGGGGCTCGCAGTCCCAGGCCTACCTCGATCTGCTGCGCTGAACCCGCTCGTGTCGGGCGCCCGCTGCTACGCTTCGACGTGGTAGGCGGGGCATGATCGATCACGAGACGCAACAGTCGGGACGAGACACAGCGCGACGGGTGCCCCCGACGCGCGGTGGGGTCGCGTCCGGGACGACCGAGGAGCCGGAGGGGCCGTCGGTCGCGGTCGCGGGGACCTTCGAGGACGTGCCGATCGGCGAGTACCTGCGCCGACAGCGCGTCCTGCGCGGGGTCTCCCTGGGTGAGCTCGCGACGATGACGCGGATTCCGCTGCGCTCCCTCGAACGACTCGAGGGCGGGGAGTTCGACGGCGAGACCGACGGATTCGTCCGCGGATTCGTCCGCACGGTGGCGATCGCGCTCGGGCTCGACGTCGACGATGCGGTGGCGCGCATGCTCCAGGAGCCGTCGGTCGGCGCCTGGGAACGCCGGGCCAGCTCGCGTCGCGCGAAGCAGGTCGCCGCGCTCGTCGCACTCGGTGGAATCCTCGTCGTGACACTGCTGGTCCTGCAAGCGGGCTGGCAGATGCTCGTGGGGGCGAGCGC contains these protein-coding regions:
- a CDS encoding MFS transporter; translation: MADLAPAAGPPRPAGPLAPFTSRSFLACWTMGGLSSSANWMLTLAVPVLVWELSESVTLVGTAAAVANLPSFVGSPLGGVWADRYSKRVVLLVALAAQVLLALLLVQASQDPELTIPRLFSLTAANGLASSINLSAYQALVADIVPEHAVRPAYRLNAIQFNASRAIGPAVAGWVLATWDAPAAFLVNAFAHLPLFLVLCLIRPRPVPRAEATNVFVEIVAAARVTWRSPALRHSLITIAMSSAFGMSVQQLAKGLTERVFFVDDAGLGLLVASIGIFAVLASVSLAYVGERFRGSVLVRAGLVLYGGGLFVVAATGDFRVALAGFAITGVAHVLVNISVTMAIQSHVPDAYRGRVTSLQLMTIILSMAAGAQLGGVLGDLLGLPFVVAGYGTALVGFATVGHWSMGRLHALD
- a CDS encoding 2-oxoacid:ferredoxin oxidoreductase subunit beta → MAADAAVKVSRKDFVSDQDVRWCPGCGDYSILANVQRVMPELGVPRENVVFVSGIGCSSRFPYYMNTYGFHTIHGRAPAFATGIKASNPDLSVWIVTGDGDGLSIGGNHLLHTIRRNVNTQILLFNNKIYGLTKGQYSPTSDIGTKTKSTPQGAIDHPIDPISFALGCGATFIARTIDVDAKHMQQVLKRAHEHKGTAFVEILQNCPVFNDGIWDELQDRKTRAQSSLVLEHGEPLVFGPPGEKKGIAFSSGIPSVIDLADDDDPVAKGVVVHDEQAPAASYAGVLATLQRPDFPLPVGVLRAVEKPTYEDDLQAQVDSAIAERGKGDLKALLHSGDTWQI
- a CDS encoding 2-oxoacid:acceptor oxidoreductase subunit alpha; translation: MPATDSAPHKNSEQLESVAIRFAGDSGDGMQLTGTKFTDETALAGNDLSTFPDFPAEIRAPAGTMAGVSGFQIHFSSRDIHTPADRPDVLIAFNPAALRANVDDVRPGGTVIINIDSFNEKALKRAGYEGDPLPDLRERYNLVEIPFTTLNREALQGLDLSSRDIDRCKNFFALGVLCWLYGRPMDATERWLAGKFKDQVLEGNIRTLRAGYAFGETTELFPTSFIVPSAKIESGTYRNITGNQALAWGLVAAGVQMDREVFLGAYPITPASDVLHEVARFRHFGVKTFQAEDEIAAVSSTIGAAFAGNLAVTVSSGPGFILKQEALGLAVMTELPLVAINVQRAGPSTGSPTKTEQGDLLAALYGRHSQSPLPIIAASTPGDCFHTALEAFRIAVKYMTPVVILSDGYIANSAEPWLIPDVDSLERTEIQFANPIDIGEFLPYSRDPETGARPWAIPGTPGLEHRIGGLTKADGSGNVSYEADNHGKMIQLRKDKIEGIAADLPPVEVDGPDSGELLVVGWGGTKGSITAACERAREQGMSVSQIHLRHLNPFPSNLGEVLGRFSKVLLPELSDGHLAMLLRSKYLVDVQMLNKIEGQPFKISELMDAITELYNR
- a CDS encoding helix-turn-helix domain-containing protein gives rise to the protein MPPTRGGVASGTTEEPEGPSVAVAGTFEDVPIGEYLRRQRVLRGVSLGELATMTRIPLRSLERLEGGEFDGETDGFVRGFVRTVAIALGLDVDDAVARMLQEPSVGAWERRASSRRAKQVAALVALGGILVVTLLVLQAGWQMLVGASADDPSRAVVVWRDPVRALAEAAGAEVDPAREIDPARGSRVEPPAAAGR
- a CDS encoding tetratricopeptide repeat protein, which gives rise to MQDRTPSTSTVARRATMLVLGCLSMAVTAGCVTTTTPAEGPDLYQVTEAEAKRDLGVDYLSTNRTGMAIRELMRSLELSDRDPKTHLWLGEAFRRKGQTEVAENYLRDAIKLSDRLRDDETKQQAQLNLSALLSQLGRYEESLEYCEALAADPTISTPWRPLSNCGWALMKLGRLDEARSKFQEALSFFPRFGPALLNLGILEAKQGHTVAAIRSLQKALDSGRLNASGHAEANYRLGELFVGLGRREKAVDHFKAAAKIAPDDDWGSQSQAYLDLLR